A portion of the Micromonospora vinacea genome contains these proteins:
- a CDS encoding gamma-aminobutyraldehyde dehydrogenase has protein sequence MSDQQQLRNFVNGSYVDPADGGYADLVDPCTGEVFAQAPVSGPADVDAAMSAAATAFESWREVTPAERQRALLKLADAVEARAAELVDAEVRNTGKPRQLTAEEELPPAVDQFRFFAGAARMLEGRSAGEYLAGHTSYVRREPIGVCAQVTPWNYPLMMAVWKIAPALAAGNTVVLKPSDTTPVSTLLLAEIAAEFFPPGVFNVVCGDRDTGRTLVSHPTPQLVSITGSTRAGMEVAAAAAPDLKRTHLELGGKAPVVIFDDADVAAAAEAIALGGYFNAGQDCTAATRVLAGPGVHDDFVAALAEQARNTKTGAPDDADVLYGPLNNANQLTRVSGFVDRLPDHAAIQTGGSRQGERGYFYAPTVVSGLRQADEIIQDEVFGPVITVQRFSDEDEAVRWANGVDYGLSASVWTRDHGRAMRMTRRLDFGCVWVNTHIPFVSEMPHGGFKHSGHGKDLSVYSLEDYTRIKHVMHNLGS, from the coding sequence ATGAGTGACCAGCAGCAGCTGCGCAACTTCGTCAACGGCTCCTACGTCGACCCGGCCGATGGCGGTTACGCCGACCTGGTCGACCCCTGCACGGGTGAGGTGTTCGCCCAGGCCCCGGTCTCCGGCCCCGCCGACGTGGACGCGGCGATGAGCGCCGCCGCCACCGCCTTCGAGAGCTGGCGGGAGGTCACCCCCGCCGAGCGGCAGCGGGCGCTGCTCAAACTCGCCGACGCCGTGGAGGCGCGCGCCGCCGAGCTGGTCGACGCCGAGGTCCGTAACACCGGCAAGCCCCGCCAGCTCACCGCCGAGGAGGAGCTTCCCCCGGCGGTGGACCAGTTCCGGTTCTTCGCCGGCGCCGCCCGGATGTTGGAGGGGCGGTCCGCCGGGGAGTACCTGGCCGGACACACCTCCTACGTGCGGCGGGAGCCGATCGGCGTCTGCGCGCAGGTCACCCCCTGGAACTACCCGCTGATGATGGCGGTCTGGAAGATCGCCCCCGCGCTCGCCGCCGGCAACACTGTGGTGCTCAAGCCGTCGGACACCACCCCGGTGTCGACGCTGCTGCTCGCCGAGATCGCCGCCGAGTTCTTCCCGCCGGGGGTGTTCAACGTGGTCTGCGGCGACCGGGACACCGGTCGTACCCTCGTGTCGCACCCGACCCCGCAGCTGGTGTCGATCACCGGCTCGACCCGCGCGGGCATGGAGGTCGCCGCCGCGGCGGCCCCCGACCTGAAGCGGACCCACCTGGAGCTGGGCGGCAAGGCCCCGGTGGTGATCTTCGACGACGCGGACGTGGCGGCGGCCGCCGAGGCCATCGCGTTGGGTGGCTACTTCAACGCCGGGCAGGACTGCACGGCGGCCACCCGGGTGCTGGCCGGCCCTGGCGTCCACGACGACTTCGTGGCGGCGCTCGCCGAGCAGGCCCGCAACACGAAGACCGGCGCCCCGGACGACGCCGACGTGCTCTACGGCCCGTTAAACAACGCCAACCAGCTCACCCGGGTCAGCGGCTTCGTGGACCGCCTGCCGGACCACGCGGCGATCCAGACGGGCGGGTCCCGGCAGGGCGAACGCGGTTACTTCTACGCGCCGACTGTGGTCTCCGGGCTGCGTCAGGCCGACGAGATCATCCAGGACGAGGTGTTCGGGCCGGTCATCACCGTGCAGCGCTTCTCCGACGAGGACGAGGCGGTGCGCTGGGCCAACGGTGTCGACTACGGCCTGTCCGCGTCGGTGTGGACGCGGGACCACGGCCGGGCCATGCGGATGACCCGCCGCCTGGACTTCGGGTGTGTCTGGGTCAACACGCACATCCCGTTCGTCTCGGAGATGCCGCACGGTGGCTTCAAGCACTCCGGGCACGGTAAGGACCTCTCGGTCTACAGCCTGGAGGACTACACCCGGATCAAGCACGTCATGCACAACCTGGGGAGCTGA